The DNA region AAGAAATTAAAGAAGCTCAGAATTATTTTCAAACGACTGGGTCAAATAGTAGACAGAAGAGGCAATTCCCTAATCCAGTAGAAGACAAACATAAGCGCCCACTATAATTTTACGATTAATTAAAATATTCGGATCTAGTTACAGTGGGAATGAAGATGTAAATGTAACGGTGATTAAATCAATTGTGGAGGGTATATAGATGAGAGTGGCAGTACGATACAGTGACACTGAAAGTTCTAAAAAAATTCGCGATATGATTTATGCATCTTGTGCAAGCTCAGGCTTTGAATTGGATGATGTAAATCCTGAATTAGCTATTTCCGTTGGTGGAGATGGTACCTTGCTAAAAACCTTCCATACTTATGCGGACCAGTTAGACTCTGTTCGTTTTGTTGGTTTACATACTGGGCACTTAGGTTTTTATACAGATTGGCTAGAAAGTGAATTGCCTGAATTCCTTGCAGCCTTAAGTAATGATTCAGGTGAAAGTGTGTCTTATCCCTTACTAGAAGTCGAAATTGAATACAGTGATGGCCAAGTGATCCACCACATTGCTTTGAATGAGTCTGCCATTAGACGGTATGAGGGGACAATGACGTGCGAGATTTTCATTAAAGAAGAAAAATTTGAATTCTTTAAAGGAGACGGCTTATGTATTTCAACGCCAACTGGTTCAACAGGGTTAAATAAATCCTTAGGTGGGGCCGTTGTCCACCCGCGTTTAGATACCATTCAAATGACGGAGATTGCTTCAATTAATAACCGCGTGTACCGGTCTTTAGCCAGTCCCTTATTGATCGCTAAAGATGAGTGGATTGTCTTAAAACCGGCCAAAGAACATGCCATGACTGGCGTATTCTTGTCTTTAGACCACTTGAATATGCCATTGAATGATGTTGAAAAAATTACTTACCGTGTAGCCAAGGAACGCGTGCATTTTGCTCGTTACCGTCACATGCACTTTTGGGATAGAGTAGAAAACTCATTTATCGGCATCAACGACTATCCAAAGCGCAAACTCACAAAGGAAGAAAATTAGTTTTTCTGCATTTGGTATGTGAAAAAGCAATAGATTAAAGTAACAAATAAAGCAGCGTAAATGAAAGGTCGACAATTTTTATGATGGTATTCGAATGGCAAGCGGATGAAGCTTTGTTAACACGTACCTTTTTGAGACACAGGGGGATTTCTAGGCGACTATTGTCCCAAATCAAGTTTCATGGAGGACAAATTTTAGTAAACGGACAAGAAGAGAATGTCCGTCACCAATTGACCGTCGGCGATAAAGTGACGGTCATTTTGCCGAATGAGGGGAAGCAAGAAATCATCGAGGCCATTCATCTACCGATTGATATTTTGTTTGAAGATGACCATTATATCGCCGTCAACAAACCAGCTGGCTACACCTCTATTCCGTCCCAATACAATCCTCAGGGGTCAATGGCTAATATTTTAAAGGCCTATTACCAGCGTCAGGATTATGACAACCAGGTCATCCATGTGGTGACGCGGTTGGACCGGGATACGAGCGGGGTCATGTTATTTGCGAAACACGCTTTTGCCCATGGCTTAATTGATCAGCAAAT from Aerococcus urinaeequi includes:
- a CDS encoding NAD kinase — translated: MRVAVRYSDTESSKKIRDMIYASCASSGFELDDVNPELAISVGGDGTLLKTFHTYADQLDSVRFVGLHTGHLGFYTDWLESELPEFLAALSNDSGESVSYPLLEVEIEYSDGQVIHHIALNESAIRRYEGTMTCEIFIKEEKFEFFKGDGLCISTPTGSTGLNKSLGGAVVHPRLDTIQMTEIASINNRVYRSLASPLLIAKDEWIVLKPAKEHAMTGVFLSLDHLNMPLNDVEKITYRVAKERVHFARYRHMHFWDRVENSFIGINDYPKRKLTKEEN
- a CDS encoding RluA family pseudouridine synthase, encoding MVFEWQADEALLTRTFLRHRGISRRLLSQIKFHGGQILVNGQEENVRHQLTVGDKVTVILPNEGKQEIIEAIHLPIDILFEDDHYIAVNKPAGYTSIPSQYNPQGSMANILKAYYQRQDYDNQVIHVVTRLDRDTSGVMLFAKHAFAHGLIDQQMQQKGIEKTYLAVSDKKVSDLDHGFIDDPIARSPRSIIERRVHESGQSALTEYWLAEQVGALKVYKVQLHTGRTHQIRVHFAFNDAPLIGDDLYGGQMDHGIQRQALHCRSLKFKHQFTGEMVEIQAPLPEDISACFDL